Sequence from the Amaranthus tricolor cultivar Red isolate AtriRed21 chromosome 1, ASM2621246v1, whole genome shotgun sequence genome:
taaaataagcaTAAATGATGAATAGTATCAATAACTATAATATAGCGAGTATTTCATAACGGAGGAAGGAAGAAAGTATTTCACTATGTCAAACTTTAATCTCTTGTAATCTGTAACTTTGTAGATGCGGTGTTGATGACGTTTATcgcttttttattttgtagtggCAGTGACatgaaattattattgtaatattttatttgaataagTCAATTTGGagtaatgaaaaatttttaagttactcattttacaaataaaactccatcgaatttttaattaatttactcTAATACGTTAATTCTACCCGTAATTTTTATTTCTAGATCTGTGATACGGTCTCGTACTCGTAGAATTGTTTTTTAATCATGGGGTATCCATTTTAATAACGGGCTAACGGCTTTTTTCCCAGAAGGATAAGGTCTTAACTCTTAAGTCTGGAAAGAGATTACAAGCCGAAGAAGAGGTAGTGTTGTAACTTGTACGTGATAATCCACAACTATGTCATCAACAACTTCTACGCTCTCGCTCTCATGGAGCAATTCTTTCCACAACTTTGCAGGAGCCACTAACGAACCTCTGAAATCCCCTGAATATGGTAGATTCATTCTTCCAATTGTAGCTCAAAAGAAAACCAAGAAAATCCGCAAGGTGACTCAACTTCTCTCCTTTCATTTCCCTTTGATTGTTTCATACTTTTAGTTTCCTGGGTAgcaatttctttttaatttggtACTGTTGCTAGTTCTTAGTTATAAGTCATTGTTGAATTATGTGTTGTTTGTGCAGATAATATTGAAGGATGATGTTCCTGATTTGGGGAAAAAGGGCCAGCTTTTGGATGTAAGAGCTGGTTTTTACAGAAATTTCTTGTTTCCCATGGGTAAAGCTCAGATTGTCACCCCATTATTGATTAAGTAAGCTCTTTATATGTTTCTATTAACTCTACTGTGATTTTATTTGGGGATACAATACTATCATTTTGTGTCTTGTTTATATGAATTATCGCACTGCTGTTGAGATGGTAGACAATTGGAAGAAATGAATAAGGGAAATCTATGTAGTCGACTCTAATCTTCAAGGATTAAGGTTTTTGGTAATGAACATTGTACTACTGTGTTTCCATTTATTGAAGTTGGAGATGTATGTTGTTGTGGGTATAGTCAGCATATTTCTTGGGATTGGATACTGGAAGCAGTGTAGAAATCTCAGAATAGATGAATCACTGTAGTTTATAGTTATAGTGTTAGAAAATCACCCTCTTCAGATTGGGGTATGAGCGTGGGTTGGCATTGCTTCTGATGAACTCTTGTTTCGTAAACTATTGTAGTGTCGATACCATCTAGCTGTAGATTGGGCTGTGAACGTCTTTAACTTACAAGCCTATACAGGTAAATCCCGACAGTAGCGAGATGTGGGAGACTAACGACGTTTAAGTAGGTCTATGACATTATAATTAATCAGTGGCAAATCAGCTTTATACTGTGAATTGTTTGGATGTCAAAGTCTGTCCGGCTGAATTTTTATCTTTCCTTCAAGGTTGTTTTTGTCTCTTGTTTATTCTTGTCTCCCTACTCTAATCTCATCACAGTGATAACCATAGATTCAATCTTGAATAGCCCTAGCTGGTCAAAAATCTAAGTACTCAACTTAGATAAGAAGCTCACTCATAAACAAAGGAAATTTGACAGCTTGAAAGGATGAGGGAAAAGACTTTTCATACAATGTATATAGTACttgttggaaaataacccacatTTGATCCCACATGAAGAATTAGTGAGAGGTTTACGAACATATATATTTGATTGGTCATTTCTCCTAAtatcaattggttttaggatggaacctcatTGGATTTGTGTGCAGCCTACTCTTCTTTTATATAGGTTTTGTGTACAAGTCCAAATTTATCAGTACTAATATAGTGTTTATAGCGGACAatttgaaatctttttcataattttacttgTGGGGTAAATGAACTGAAAGGCTTCCCTAAAGTGTGGATTATTGACGATGGAACTAGATCCATCTATTTCTAACACATGGAATTTTGGCTTGTTGAGTTTTAGAGGGTGGAAATTACGACTATTGCTTTTCTTTAGCAATGATCATAGCGTCGTGAAACCTTTTGTGTCCATATTAAAAAGGGATCTTGTAAAACCTATATTACATGCTTTCATGATGTAAGAAAGAAATACAAGGGAAACATTTTGATTTCTGCAcattgaagaattttttgattaGAATTTCAAACTATTTACTTAAAACAGTTGCAGCTGCGAAGCAAATTTGTTTgaattctttgtttttttttgtaaaggGAGATGAAGATGGAAGAAGAAAGAATTGAAGCTGAGAAGAAAAGGGTGAGTCTAATTGAAGCTTTAAATGGAGATATGTTTGTTCAAATTCACAGCCAAGATGCATCGGATTTAGAAACGCTTGCATTTTTAGatttaataataattctaaGCTTTTTCTACTATTcaaattatgtatttttgttgtatCTCATTGAACACTTCAGCAAAACAACATTGCATTATTCGTGCATTAACCCGATGCCACTAACTAGCTCGTCTGGATGGGGTCAGGTCAGCTTGATGTAGGATACCGTACCCTCATAAAACAACTGGTTGTTCAGTGATGTTGCTTTATATGTTTAGGTAAAAGAAGAGGCACAACAACTTGCTCGAATCTTTGAAACTGTTGGAGCTTTCAAAGTTAAACGCAAAGGTGGAAAAGGAAAACAGATATTTGGAACGTAAGAAAATCCTTATTTAACATTCTTGTCCTGTCTTCTTCTATTCTCATAATTAGTTTTGAACTTCTGATGTATTTCTGATGAACTTGACAGTGTCACTGCACAAGATCTTGTGGACATTATTAAGGCGCAACTTCAAAGGTACCATTACGAGCACATTACTCGCATCCATATCATTACGATTCTCTGCGACAATGAACAAAGTGTAAAGGACTTCGATAGACGTTAGTTTTCATAAAATATCGTACCTTTTTTAGTCATCTTCTAAAGTAAAATTGTTCCTAGGTGGTTTAATCTATGTGTGCCTTACGTTTAGAGCAATAGTGATattataaagttaatacatgTCTGAGAGTGGATAACTTAGTTTTGTCGAAAATATGAGAAGTGACCCAAAAATCTAGTCTTTCTCCTGCCTCCCCACCCCCTTCCCTGCCCTTCATTCTCTTCCGGAGAGGCATCAGTAAGACTTCAATGGACTAGTGAGTTCTGAACTTTAGTGGGAAAGTTTTTAAACACGTGAATAGATGCAATATTGCATCTATGCCTTCTCAACCTCTGCCTTCATTGAAAGGAATGTTAAGAGCAGAAAAGGAACAAAGGAGACGGAAGAGATGTATTGGTGGAGAACTATTTATAAATGCATCTCATAATTTATAAAGAGGCATGAAATCGGGATTCAAGGAGATGTGACAATGAAAACAGAAATTACTTATAAGCTGTTTCAACTTGTTACTAAATTTATATGAGCTCTCATCCGTGCAAAGAAGGCTAAGTAAAACTGTCTGCTTGGACGAGTTTTTGTTACTTCATTTATCTTCAAAATAAAACCATAGATTTGTTTACACATCGGTTTCATTTTGGTTCAGGGATGTGgacaaaaaaattgttttccTCCCAGAAATCAGGGAAACGGGGGAGTATATTGCCGAATTGAAGTTGCATCCAGAGGTCACTGCACAGGTTCGCATAAATGTGTTTGCCAACTAACAAAGGTTCTTTCGGAGTATTTCACCAGACAACCCTGCTTTTGGATTCCACTCGAAGGTAAGAAAACTTTTCTTATTAGGTCATTCGAAGGCAAAAATGACTGGTGTTTCACCAGATTTCTGTGTTCTCTATACCTTACGAGTTACGAATAACCGGACTTAATAACTCCTGGTCACTGTCAAACTGTAAACCACGAAAATTTTCATGCTCG
This genomic interval carries:
- the LOC130806225 gene encoding 50S ribosomal protein L9, chloroplastic, producing MSSTTSTLSLSWSNSFHNFAGATNEPLKSPEYGRFILPIVAQKKTKKIRKIILKDDVPDLGKKGQLLDVRAGFYRNFLFPMGKAQIVTPLLIKEMKMEEERIEAEKKRVKEEAQQLARIFETVGAFKVKRKGGKGKQIFGTVTAQDLVDIIKAQLQRDVDKKIVFLPEIRETGEYIAELKLHPEVTAQVRINVFAN